In the genome of Bradyrhizobium sp. CIAT3101, one region contains:
- a CDS encoding crosslink repair DNA glycosylase YcaQ family protein — translation MSRAPKPLPLPTTQARQIWLRAQRLDTRAPFGEGAQAVAEAIAHLGYVQIDTINVIERCHHHILFSRIPSYGRADLRHAQSIDKSVFEYWTHALSYVPSNDFRFFLPAMREHKREGHRWYASVTPADTRKVMRLLRAGPLTIRDIEDDVLTEKEHLWQSRKPSKRALQLAFYTGVATVSARQGMLKTYDLMTRHFGWDKLPKPASAKEITAYLLDRALRSQGVVSLDSICHLDAPSKKAVAGLIAARVRRGEVLPVAIEGAGKQEHWATPAALEPHEVSPDLVHILSPFDPLIIQRKRTNLIFGYNHLFEAYVPKAKRKLGYFALPVLVGDEIVAALDLKTDRQAKKLLMQKWTWLGQGKKMAGRKELKQKIEEELDRFERFQLAE, via the coding sequence ATGTCCCGCGCACCAAAACCCCTTCCGCTCCCGACGACACAGGCCCGGCAGATCTGGCTGCGCGCCCAGCGGCTCGACACGCGCGCGCCGTTCGGCGAGGGCGCCCAGGCCGTCGCGGAGGCGATCGCCCATCTCGGCTATGTGCAGATCGACACCATCAACGTGATCGAGCGCTGCCATCACCACATCCTGTTCAGCCGCATCCCGTCCTATGGCCGGGCCGATTTGCGTCATGCCCAAAGCATCGACAAAAGCGTGTTCGAATACTGGACCCATGCGCTGTCCTACGTGCCGTCGAACGATTTCCGGTTCTTCCTGCCGGCGATGCGCGAGCACAAGCGCGAGGGCCACAGATGGTATGCCTCGGTGACGCCGGCCGACACGCGCAAGGTGATGCGGCTGCTCCGCGCCGGTCCGCTGACGATCCGCGACATCGAGGACGACGTGCTCACCGAGAAGGAGCATCTGTGGCAGAGCCGCAAGCCTTCGAAGCGGGCACTTCAGCTTGCCTTCTACACCGGCGTCGCGACCGTCAGCGCGCGTCAGGGCATGCTCAAGACCTATGATCTGATGACGCGGCATTTCGGCTGGGACAAGCTGCCGAAGCCGGCCTCGGCCAAGGAGATCACGGCCTATCTGCTCGACCGCGCGCTGCGCTCGCAAGGCGTGGTCAGCCTCGATTCGATCTGCCATCTCGATGCGCCGAGCAAGAAGGCGGTGGCAGGTCTGATCGCCGCGCGAGTCCGCCGCGGCGAGGTCTTGCCTGTCGCGATCGAGGGCGCCGGCAAGCAGGAGCACTGGGCCACGCCTGCGGCGCTGGAGCCGCATGAGGTGTCACCCGATCTCGTCCACATCCTGTCGCCGTTCGATCCGCTCATCATCCAGCGCAAGCGCACCAATCTCATCTTCGGCTACAACCATCTGTTCGAGGCCTATGTGCCGAAGGCGAAGCGCAAGCTCGGTTACTTCGCGCTGCCCGTGCTAGTCGGTGACGAGATCGTCGCCGCGCTCGATCTCAAGACCGACCGGCAGGCCAAGAAGCTGTTGATGCAGAAATGGACTTGGCTCGGGCAGGGCAAAAAGATGGCGGGGCGCAAGGAACTGAAGCAGAAGATCGAGGAGGAGCTCGATCGGTTCGAGCGGTTTCAGCTCGCGGAGTGA
- a CDS encoding efflux RND transporter periplasmic adaptor subunit gives MFVRSVLSSYSRLLAGVSLALMAAALAGCNDTVAQKAEPPRPVLVATAHYDAETPERSFVGTIRPRIESDLGFRVAGKVDKRLVEVGQTVEIGQPLATLDEIDLKLQAEQAVAEQTAATGVLAQAAAAEQRAKDLKAKGWTTDAALDSSRAAADEARARLDRAVRSVELTKNSLSYATLNADARGVVTATLIEPGQVVAAGQTSIRVARFAEKEAVVAIPETLVGRAKSGAASVTLWSEPDKKYTAKLREIAPTADSATRTYLAKFSLPEADDKVSLGMTATLTLSDAATERVARLPLSALFNEGGKPSFYVVDDNGAVTLKPVAVKSYDSNDVVITSGVDEGAKIVTLGVQKLDPGQKVRVVSSLSF, from the coding sequence ATGTTCGTTCGGTCCGTTTTGTCCAGCTATTCCAGGCTCTTGGCGGGTGTGTCGCTGGCCCTGATGGCCGCCGCGCTGGCTGGGTGCAACGATACCGTGGCGCAGAAGGCCGAGCCGCCGCGGCCGGTTCTGGTCGCAACCGCTCATTATGATGCCGAGACCCCGGAGCGCAGCTTCGTTGGGACCATCCGCCCCCGGATCGAGAGCGACCTCGGCTTTCGCGTCGCCGGCAAGGTCGACAAGCGTCTGGTCGAGGTCGGCCAGACCGTCGAGATCGGCCAGCCGCTCGCTACCCTCGACGAGATCGATCTGAAGCTCCAGGCCGAGCAGGCCGTCGCCGAGCAGACCGCCGCCACTGGCGTGCTGGCCCAGGCCGCCGCCGCCGAGCAGCGCGCCAAGGATTTGAAGGCCAAGGGCTGGACCACGGATGCGGCGCTGGATTCGAGCCGCGCTGCTGCCGACGAGGCCCGTGCGCGCCTCGACCGCGCCGTCCGCTCGGTTGAACTGACCAAGAATTCCCTTTCCTACGCGACGCTCAACGCCGACGCCCGTGGCGTCGTCACCGCAACGCTGATCGAGCCCGGCCAGGTGGTTGCCGCAGGCCAGACCTCGATCCGCGTCGCCCGCTTTGCCGAAAAGGAAGCGGTCGTCGCGATCCCTGAGACGCTGGTCGGACGTGCCAAGTCGGGCGCCGCCAGCGTCACTCTTTGGTCGGAGCCGGACAAGAAGTACACGGCGAAGCTGCGCGAGATCGCGCCCACCGCGGATTCCGCCACGCGCACCTATCTCGCAAAGTTCTCGCTGCCCGAAGCCGACGACAAGGTTTCGCTCGGCATGACCGCGACGCTGACGCTGTCGGACGCCGCCACCGAGCGCGTCGCGCGGCTGCCGCTGTCGGCGCTGTTCAACGAAGGCGGCAAGCCGTCCTTCTATGTCGTCGACGACAATGGCGCGGTCACGCTGAAGCCGGTGGCGGTGAAGTCCTACGACAGCAACGACGTCGTCATCACCAGCGGTGTTGACGAGGGTGCCAAGATCGTCACGCTCGGCGTGCAGAAGCTCGATCCCGGCCAGAAGGTGCGGGTGGTGTCGTCACTGTCTTTCTGA
- a CDS encoding MFS transporter, whose product MSQTTTYTGSAGAKSAIETSTIRAISWRLIPFLVLAYFFSYLDRVNLGFAALTMNAELKFTPLIFSWGAGIFFIGYFIFEVPSNLALEKFGASRWIARIMVTWGIISALMALVNGVTSFYVLRFLLGVAEAGFFPGIILYLTYWYPAEYRGRFLAAFAIAVPVSTVIGAPISGLLLGLDGVMGLKGWQWLFILEGIPSVLLGIVTWFYLTDRPEKADWLSAEQKAWLKARLDAEIAAKQAVKHLTLGEALSSPKVIMLSLIYFGFVGALYGMQFWLPQIVKAFGLTNAQTGFVTAIPYVFGTVAMILWARHSDATRERVMHVGAPMILIAVALAISSYVTDPTMTMVALTFAAIGVFCVFGVFWTLPTSWLSGTAAAGAIALINSIGNLAGFGGPYLIGWVKEATGQTSTGLLVLAVLPLLAGILVFVGGHETKHEFAEQGR is encoded by the coding sequence ATGAGCCAGACCACGACCTATACCGGTTCCGCCGGTGCGAAAAGCGCCATCGAAACCTCGACCATCCGCGCCATCTCCTGGCGCCTGATCCCGTTCCTGGTGCTGGCCTACTTCTTCTCCTATCTCGACCGCGTCAATCTCGGCTTCGCCGCGCTGACCATGAACGCCGAGCTGAAGTTCACGCCGCTGATCTTCTCCTGGGGCGCCGGCATCTTCTTCATCGGTTATTTCATCTTCGAGGTGCCGAGCAATCTGGCGCTGGAGAAATTCGGTGCCAGCCGCTGGATCGCCCGTATCATGGTGACCTGGGGCATCATCTCGGCCCTGATGGCGTTGGTGAACGGTGTGACCAGCTTCTATGTCCTGCGCTTCCTGCTCGGCGTGGCCGAAGCCGGGTTCTTCCCCGGCATCATCCTCTATCTGACCTATTGGTACCCGGCCGAATATCGCGGCCGCTTCCTTGCGGCCTTCGCGATCGCCGTGCCGGTCTCGACCGTGATCGGCGCGCCGATCTCGGGCCTGCTGCTCGGGCTCGACGGCGTCATGGGCCTGAAGGGCTGGCAGTGGCTGTTCATTCTCGAGGGCATCCCCTCGGTGCTGCTCGGCATCGTCACCTGGTTCTACCTCACCGACAGGCCGGAGAAGGCGGACTGGCTCTCGGCCGAGCAGAAGGCCTGGCTCAAGGCGAGGCTTGATGCCGAGATCGCGGCCAAGCAGGCCGTGAAGCATCTGACGCTTGGCGAGGCGCTGTCCTCACCCAAGGTGATCATGCTGAGCCTGATCTATTTCGGCTTCGTCGGCGCGCTTTACGGCATGCAGTTCTGGCTGCCGCAGATCGTCAAGGCGTTCGGCCTCACCAACGCCCAGACCGGATTCGTCACCGCGATCCCCTATGTGTTCGGCACGGTCGCCATGATCCTGTGGGCGCGGCATTCGGATGCCACGCGCGAACGCGTGATGCATGTCGGCGCGCCCATGATCCTGATCGCGGTCGCGCTCGCCATCTCCAGCTACGTCACCGATCCCACCATGACGATGGTGGCGCTGACCTTCGCCGCGATCGGCGTGTTCTGCGTGTTCGGCGTGTTCTGGACCTTGCCGACCTCCTGGCTGTCGGGCACGGCGGCCGCCGGCGCCATCGCGCTGATCAACTCGATCGGCAATCTGGCCGGCTTCGGCGGCCCGTATCTGATCGGCTGGGTCAAGGAAGCGACCGGACAGACTTCGACGGGTCTGCTGGTGCTCGCGGTCCTGCCGCTGCTCGCCGGCATATTGGTCTTTGTCGGCGGCCACGAGACCAAGCACGAGTTCGCCGAGCAGGGGCGGTAG
- a CDS encoding DUF2809 domain-containing protein, which translates to MHGAQPVNTLALRRRMLVRAGLALAVIACGLSLRWYGFPIGLPAFVVKYGGSLLWATMVFLLVGVVLPLMSRSQIAAVAMVIAIVVELSRLVHTPWLDAFRLTTAGALLLGRIFSLWNLVAYAAGILLGVWIDQLAALHSLVGWAKRSVPTTSRWWARR; encoded by the coding sequence ATGCACGGAGCGCAGCCGGTCAACACCCTTGCGCTGCGACGACGGATGCTGGTCCGAGCCGGACTGGCGCTCGCCGTGATCGCCTGCGGGCTGTCCCTACGCTGGTACGGCTTTCCGATCGGCCTTCCGGCCTTCGTGGTCAAGTACGGCGGCTCGCTGCTGTGGGCGACGATGGTGTTCCTACTGGTCGGGGTTGTGCTGCCGCTGATGTCGCGGAGCCAGATCGCGGCCGTCGCCATGGTGATCGCGATCGTGGTCGAGCTTTCGCGGCTGGTGCATACGCCCTGGCTCGATGCGTTCCGGCTCACCACCGCCGGTGCGTTGCTGTTGGGCCGGATCTTCTCGCTGTGGAATCTGGTGGCGTATGCGGCCGGGATTTTGCTTGGCGTTTGGATCGACCAGCTCGCGGCGTTGCACAGTCTCGTAGGGTGGGCAAAGCGAAGCGTGCCCACCACAAGCAGATGGTGGGCACGGCGCTAA